The Caballeronia sp. Lep1P3 genome window below encodes:
- a CDS encoding biopolymer transporter ExbD, whose product MAFGGLDNKPNGSPMAEINMTPLIDVMLVLLVIFIITAPLFTHAIPLDLPKVASQAARETPQTITLSIDGAGRLYWNDAPITADAMRARFAAAGKAADKPELHLRASGAARYEVVAQVMGAAQQAGITRIGFVTEPVQ is encoded by the coding sequence ATGGCCTTCGGCGGACTCGACAACAAGCCCAACGGCTCGCCGATGGCCGAGATCAACATGACGCCGCTCATCGACGTCATGCTCGTGCTGCTCGTGATCTTCATCATCACCGCGCCGCTTTTCACGCACGCGATCCCGCTCGACTTGCCGAAAGTCGCATCGCAGGCGGCGCGCGAGACGCCGCAGACCATCACGCTTTCAATCGACGGCGCCGGCAGGCTCTACTGGAACGACGCGCCCATCACCGCCGACGCGATGCGCGCGCGCTTCGCTGCCGCGGGCAAGGCCGCCGACAAGCCGGAGTTGCATCTGCGGGCGTCGGGCGCGGCGCGCTACGAAGTCGTCGCGCAGGTGATGGGCGCGGCGCAGCAGGCCGGCATCACGCGAATCGGGTTCGTCACCGAGCCGGTGCAATAA
- a CDS encoding MotA/TolQ/ExbB proton channel family protein, with product MAATGVIHYLQSGDAVTHAVAAVLLAMSLASWCFLLVKAWMLARAKWQGPRALQRFWQAATLKEGIGALRSADRERVFLPLAEAAWRASEAEVPGALLARVERNERVLRALRQALLNSQRRLEFGQVLLASVGSTAPFVGLLGTVWGIYHALGSIAASGQALIENVAAPVGEALIMTAFGLVVAIPAVLAYNVLGRYVRQVSEELDGFAHDLHAFVCGESK from the coding sequence ATGGCCGCAACGGGCGTCATCCACTATCTGCAAAGCGGCGATGCCGTGACGCATGCGGTCGCGGCCGTGCTGCTCGCGATGTCGCTCGCGAGTTGGTGCTTTCTGCTCGTGAAGGCGTGGATGCTCGCGCGCGCCAAGTGGCAAGGTCCGCGCGCGTTGCAGCGCTTCTGGCAGGCGGCGACGCTGAAAGAAGGCATCGGCGCGTTGCGAAGCGCGGATCGCGAGCGCGTATTTCTGCCGCTCGCCGAGGCGGCGTGGCGCGCATCCGAAGCCGAGGTGCCCGGCGCGCTGCTCGCGCGCGTCGAACGGAATGAGCGCGTTTTACGCGCATTGCGTCAGGCGTTGCTGAACTCGCAACGCCGGCTGGAATTCGGGCAAGTGCTGCTCGCGTCGGTGGGCAGCACCGCGCCGTTCGTCGGCTTGCTGGGCACGGTCTGGGGCATCTATCACGCGCTCGGCAGCATCGCGGCGAGCGGACAGGCGCTGATCGAAAACGTCGCGGCTCCGGTTGGCGAGGCGCTCATCATGACGGCATTCGGGCTTGTCGTCGCGATTCCCGCCGTGCTCGCGTACAACGTGCTCGGCCGCTACGTGCGGCAGGTTTCGGAAGAGCTGGACGGCTTCGCGCACGACCTGCACGCGTTCGTCTGCGGCGAGTCGAAGTAG